GCCCCGTCCCCCCCAATCCACGGGCCTCACGCCGGGCGGCTCACAGACGACGATCGCACGAAGAAGAACCTACTCTCACTGGCCGACAAGGCTGAGCAGGGCGATGACATGGGTATTGTCAACGTGTCGATGGATCAGGCACAGTTCTGCTATCCAGACACTTTCTCGGGTGACGTCGAAAACCTCACGAGTGACCTTGACGACCAGTTCGCAGAATTGGATGAGCAGCTCGAGGAGCTTGACAAGATGCTCGAGGACTTGGACAGCGGCAGCTGAGCTTTCACCGCCCGTGCATGGCGAGGTCACATTCACAGTGTATTTCGGCTAAGTTAGTGACGTGAACCCGCAGCAATCTCGGCGTCGATCAGCACGTCAACGCTTCCTTGATGCCCGACAGAGTAAGCAGAATCTGACATTTTCCGTCGTGGCATCCGTCATGGCAGTACTGGTCATTGCTGCGCTCCTCGTGATCACGAACATCATTTCGATGCCCTCCGAAGAGTTCTCCAAGACGGAAAAGACGGCAGGTCTGGGCGACATTGTGTGCCCGACGGAAGGTACGACACCGCTGCCGGCAGACACGATCCATGTTCAGGTTCTCAACGCCACCTCACAGTCGGGCCTGGCCAGCTCGGTGACGACGATGCTGGCCGAGCAGGGATTTGTCATGCAGGATCCTGCCAACGCGGCAAGTGAGTTGACCGGCACCGTCGAAATTGACGTCTCCCCCAAGAACATTGATGCCGGCTACACGGTTGCGCGCTTCTTCCCTGATGCGCGCGTGGTGCTGAGCGAAGGCACCGACGAGGTTGTCCAGGTCATCCTCGGTACATTCTTCGATTCACTGCTGCCTAAGGAAGATATCAAGAAAATCGCAGAGGCTCAAAGCGCCTTGAAAGGCAGCGACTCGTGCCTGCCTGTCGACCCGGAGCTTCTTGCGCCCGCGACCACCCAAACCGGCGACGATGATCAGTCAGGCGACGGCAGTCAGTCAGAGGGACAATCCGAGTAGCGTCGCCGCGGTGTCACAGCAGTGACGTTGCGTCCGCTTTTAATAGGAACGAGGGCGACTCACGTGAGCCGCCCTCGTTTGATACCTGAAGAATTGGCTTAGCGAGCCTGTTCAGCGCCGCCAGTCTGTTCGGTGCCATCTGCCAGTTCAGCAGCGTCCGCCAGTTCCCCTCGTGAATGATGACGGGTCGAATAGGCCGTCGACTCCAACTCGGTACCTGACGGGGCTGACGCAGGTGAAGCAGCCTCAAGCGTCGTGCCGCGCAGCTTAGAAATCCAGCGCATGACATGGTAGATCAGCAATGCTGCACCTGAACCCAGTGCAATACCTTCGAACTGCATGCCGCCGGCAACCCACGTGAAGTTCGCGATTGCGACGATCAGGGAAACCGCAGCGGTGTTGAGGTTAACCGGGTCAGAGAAGTCCACCTGGTTCTGCACCCAGATACGCACGCCCAGCATGCCGATCATGCCGTACAGGACGGTGCCTGCACCGCCCAGAACGCCAGCCGGAATCGTCGAAATGAGGGCGCCGAACTTGGGCGTGAGAGCCAGAAGGAACGCCATGCCTGAGGCGACCAGGTACGCGGCCGTGGAGTACACGCGGGTCGCAGCCATCACACCGATGTTTTCCGCATACGTCGTGGTACCTGAACCACCGCCGGCACCGGCAAGCATGGTGGAGCAGCCGTCAGCGATCAGTGCACGCCCGGTGATGCCGTCAAGATCGCGCCCGGTCATCGCTGACACCGACTTCACGTGACCAACGTTTTCAGCAATAAGGACGAAGACAACCGGGACAAACAGGCCCAGCGTCGATGGATCAAAAGCAGGTGTGGAGAACTCAGGCAGACCGATCCAGGAGGCTTCAGCAACGCGTGAGAAGTCAACCTCGTTCTGGAGGATTGCTGCAACGTAGCCGATCAGCACGCCGAACAGGATGGACAGGCGTCCGATAATACCCTTGAAGAGCACGGTGATCAGGCAGATTGACACGATGGTGACCACTGCCGTCAGTGGGCCTTCCTTGACCCAGTTCCATGCGGCTGGCGCAAGGTTCAGGCCGATCAGCGCGACAATTGCACCGGTGACGACCGGGGGCATCACGACGTCGATCCAGTGTGCGCCGGCGAAGTGCACGATGACGCCGACCAGGGTCAGGGTTGCACCGGTGGCGATTACGCCACCCAGGGCATAGTTGTGGCCGAGGGTCTGTGTGACAGCGGTGATCGGCGCAATCAGCGCGAAAGATGATCCGAGGTAGGACGGCATGCGTCCGCCGGTGATCAGGAAGAACAGCAGTGTGCCGACTGCGCAGAAGAACAGCGTGGTCGAAGGTGGGAAGCCTGTGATCAGAGGGACGAGGAACGTCGCACCGAACATGGCGACAACGTGCTGCGCACCGATTCCGATGGTGCGCGGCCACGACAGACGCTCTTCGGGGGCGACAACCTCGCCGGGAGCGATTGACGTGCCATCACCGTGAAGTCGCCATGAAAAAAAGCCGCCCCGAGGACGACTTGACGAATGGGAAGACTCGCGCGAGGCGCGAGGGGTAGCTGAACCGCTCATGCGGATGTCTCCGATCAGTTGATAAGGATGCAAAAGTGCAGGCCGTTCACCGGTCGGAACATCACAGTATCGAACTTGCCGACAAAAGGCTAAATTCCGCGGCAAATCATGGTTGATTTCACACGGGTGAACTGATGGGCGAGTTGCCTGAGCGTGCAGATAAGCTGTGACCATAGATGAACCCAGTCGTCATGCCGTAGGGTGGGACGTAGCAGGATCGTCACAAGGGGATACCAAAGATGCCCTCGGTCAGCACAGGGCCGCGGGGAGTGAGGGGGGAACTGGTGAGTCAGCCAGCGACAGGTCCGCAGTTGCACGTGCTGGATCCTTCTCTTGATTCCTCACACAGTGCCACAGAAAACCCGACGCTGGATCCGTCCTTGGATCCATCCCTTGATCCTGCACTGGATCCGTCGTCGCCCCAGTTCGTTTTCCCCGGAACTCAGAACATTGACCCGGCCATGGTTTTCTCGGCCCCCGGATACAACGCCCCTCGCCATAACTCCAACACTGCCGCCACGATTGGCCTGTGGATGGCAGCCCTTTCCCTGCTGGCGTTCCCTCTGACAATCTTCGCCCTGATCTTGAGTATTGCCGGACTCATCACCTCGTTTTCACGCGGTGGTCGAGGAAGGCACGAGGCCGTCGCCGGGCTTGTTGTATCGGGCATCGTGATCATCTCGATCTGTCTCGTTGTCGGCATCTTCGTCATCGGTTTCACGGCCGGTCTGTAGATCCCATGTTTCGACCGTAAGGGTACCGGAAATTCTTTCTTTGCCTACACTTGAAGCATGAAGCCTTTCTTGCTGGTATCAACACGCCCCGAAGAAGAAGCGATCGACGCTGAATACCATTCGTACCTCCTGGTCAGCGGTTTGACGCCGTCCACGCTCGAACAGGTTCGCATGGATATGCTGGGGCTGCCCGAAGTTGACGTCAATGCCTACAGCGGCATCTTCGTGGCTGGATCGCCTTACGGCACCACTACTCCCACTGAGAAGAAGTCATCGTCCCAGCGCAGAACTGAGGAAGATCTGGCTCACTTGTTCCATCAGATCCTCGAGGCGAAAACCCCATGTCTGACCACGGGTTACGGAACGGAGGTTGCCGCGACGGTTCTGGGCGGCACGGTGACGACACGGTGGGCTGAACCGGCTTCGATGGTGACAATCACCCTGACTGAGGAGGCCGAGGGCGACCCACTGCTTGAGGACTTTCCGCGCACATTCACAACCTACGTCGGCCACCACGAAGCAGTAGAAGAAGTGCCGCCGGGCACGACGGTTCTTGCTAAATCAGTCACGTGTCCCACGCAGATGATGCGTTTTGGGCCAGCTTTTTGGGCTACGCAGTTCAACCCTGAACTTGACTCCGACGCAATCAATCAGCGCCTGGCGATCTATGCCGATGCCGGCTACTCAGGCACTGACGATCTGGAGACCCTGGTGCAGATCGGCCACATGGGTGAAGGAACCCACCAGGCGGGACAAATCGTGAAGAAGTTCGTTGAAAGGTTCAGGCAGCAGTAATGCCACGGTCGTCATCCTCGCTGCCTCATCTGGATGAGCTGGTCGAGCTGTGTGCGGGTAAGCGTCTGGCTGCTCTGACAGGTGCCGGAATGTCCACTGATTCAGGGCTTCCGGACTATCGCGGAACCGGATCGTCTGGCACGCCGACAGTGGATATCGACCTGTTCCTGTCGGATCCGAAATGGCAACGCTGGGTGTGGGAGCGAAACCAGGTGACATGGCGAGCGTTGCAGGACCTGCCCGCCACGCGCGGACATGAGGCGCTCGCACGCATGGAGCGGGCAGGAATCCTTCACGGCGTTGCCACTCAGAATGTGGATGGCCTAGATGAAAAGGCTGGGATCCACCAGCTCGCTCTGCTTCACGGCTCGTTCTTGACGGTTGACTGCATGCAGTGCGCAGCGCGGTACCCCCGAGAATGGCTCGATGGCGAGTTGCGCGCCGCCAACCCAAATCTGGTCGACGACCCTGATCCCACTCACGTGGCGATTCTGGCTCAGGTTGATCCCGAGGGCGCCACGGCTTCCGCGATCACGCTGGTTCCCTGTCCGCAGTGTGGTGGGATCCTCAAACCGAATGTCGTCTTTTTTGGCGAGATGCTGCCATCAGACCAGATGGACAAGGGACTGACCTTTGCTGCGCAGTGTGACGTACTCCTGGTTGTGGGCACGTCAGTGAAAGTGTCAACCGCCGTGTGGATTGCTCATCAGGCGATCAGCAGCGGCGCTGACCTGATCGTCATCAATCGTGGGCCGTGCGACCTCGATCATCACTCTGCCGTTCGCCTGCGCATCGACGGCTCTGCCAGTGACTATCTCGAGGCACTGGCAGACGCCCTCGGTGCGTAAAGCCCTACCGCACAGACTTGATCCGCATGATAAATACGCACGCAATGACAGCAAATGCGATCGCTGTCGGGAACACAAACGAGTATGAGGACATGGCCGTGACAAGTACAGACGTGATGATCGGGCCAACAGCCTGACCAAGCGTCGTCGCTATGTTCAAAATGCCCAGATCTTTACCCGCAGTTTCCTTCGATGGCAGCACATCGACATTGAGCGCCTGATCAACTGACGAATACGTGCCGTATCCGAATCCTGCAAATGCGGCAAACAGAATCATGCCTGTTGTTGTCGGCATCACCCACGGGATCAGGTATCCCACTGCAAGCAGAATCGAGGCGACGACAACAGGGATCTTCCTGCGGTGAATCAAGTCAGATAGCGGTCCTGACGTAACCGTCGCAATCGCCGATACAATCAGCGTCACTATTGCCATTGTCGCGATCGTCGCCGAGGCCTGGGCATCTGTTGCACCAATGTGATCCTGGAGGATGTACAGCTGGTAGTTGAGGATCATGTAGTAGCTCAGAATCAGCAGTGAACGGCCGACAAAGGCGCGCCAGAAATCCGGGGCATTGCGAGGTGGGCGGAAGGACTTGAGCAAGTCAAGCAGGGTTTCTTTTTCATGCTGCGTTTCGCCATTGCGGGAGGAGCCTTCCCGTGGCCACACCATAACCGTGAGAATTCCTGCCAACCCCATGAGGATTCCTGCCGTAACGAATCCGGGCAATGTCTGGCCGAGGAAACGTGCACCTACCAGCTGGCCCACTGATTGGCCAACCAATGTACCTGCTGCGATAAATGCGGACATAGTGGCACGTTGACGCTCGGGGATTCTGTCCGACAGTGTTGCGATCACCGGGGCAATCATCATATTGAGACCGACCATGGAGATGGAGTAGGACAGTCCGATCAGGAATGCATTGGGTAGAACCTGAATCAGGAACAGCGAGGCGCCACCTAAAATGCCGCCGGTGAAAACCCAGGGCGTACGTTTGCCAAACACCGAGCGAGTACGGTTTGAGAGGTTACCGGCAATCAGATTCGACAGGAGCGAGACGATTGCAGTAATGGTGTTGAGGGCTCCGAATACTGCCTCTTTATTCGCCACGCCAATGTCTGTGAGCCGCTGCGGCAGTAGGACGCCCGAGACAATCATCAGGCCGCCCATCCACAAGAATGAGAACAGCGCGAGAGCCGCTGCGAAGCGGATGGTGTCAGCTGTCAATTTCGGACGGGTCACCTGTGAGGTGCCCGTCGTGCCGGTATCAGTGTTCATCTTGCCTTCTTTCTTCGTTATTCGTTAATGGGAACCGGAAACAGTGGATCAGTGAGAGGGCGTATGAACGACTGCAACGTCCCATGCGCCAAGCTTGATTTCTTCCCCGGCCTTGTAAACTGCGCCGTCAAGTCCCGTCGCACGTTCAGGCACAACATAGGTACTGGGCTTCCAAGACCAGTTGTGTATGAAGTGCAGCGTTGTGTTCTGAGTGCTCGTAGCACGCATGTAGGTTTGCTGTTCGCCTGCATGTGCTCGCCACTGATCCGGCTCGAGCGACGTGGAATCGACCCATTCGAACAGGTGACGCGCCAGTTCACGATCCGGGTAGCACCCCACGGTGGTTACTCGCCCTTGGCCCGTTTGCTGGGTCGTTGCAGCTGCGTAGTCGTCCAGGAATGGGTCATCGTAGTGACCAAGGACGAGGACGTCGTCGCTGTCCGGAATCAGGCAGTCGGCATACCACTGCGCATGTCCTTCCCACTGCCCATGAACTGCAACGGGGTGCAGCAGCGTGGTTGATTCGTCGTAATGGACACCAGCATCTGTTCGAAGTACGCCTGGCTTGGTGCAATCACGAACAATTGCTTCTGCATCTGCCAGCCCTGTACGCGGCATAACGACAAGGTGGCCACCTGCAGCGACGTATTCGCGCAGCAGCTGCAGATCCTGGTCGGAAAGCACGTAGAGGAAAGCGCTAACCAGCACCGGCCAGCGTCTGACCATCTCCTCAGGGCTCGTACCGAGTTGATCAATGCTGACAATATCGGTGGTCAGGCCGGCATCCTGGATACCTCTCATGAGAAGTGCCATGCCTTTGTCGTAGGCACCCTGGTCGCCGCGAATGCCTTCACCAATGGGCGGTTGGAATTCAGTTGCCCAGCGCGATTCAGCCGTGACAATCACTCCGATGTCAGAATGCGGTGTGAGCCCTGAGATGAGTTCGCGTGAGCTTTCCAGCTCGTGGGCCACATCTGACAACTCGTGATAGGTACGGGTCGGTGTCAGCGAGTGACCGAGGATTCCTTCCCACCATGTCTCGAATCCAAATCTGTTGGTGTGCCAGTGCCAGTATTCAATCATCTGAGCACCGCGGGCAATCATCTGCCATACGACCTGTCGGCGTTGGCCAGGCCACGGCACGATCAGGTTATGGGAGTAGCCAATTGAGGTTGCTCCCGTTTCGGTGACGACAAAAGGTGCGTCTTTCATACCGCGGGAGACGTCAAGAAGCATTTGAACATAGGCGGGGCCAGACCAGGGAATCCAACCGGGAGCACCTTGAGGATCCAGTTCGTCTATACCAGGCTTTTCTAGGCCGACCTGTGCGGCAAAGTAGATGTTCGATCCGGCGATATCAAGTGCGCTGGCCACCTCTGTAATGTCTTGTCCCGGCTGGTTGGCTGCAATACACGTGGCAACGATGTGGTGATCGGGGACCATCTGGCGAACCAAGTCAGCCTGCCATTGAATCATCTCGTGAGTGATTTCTGCCTGGAATCGCCGCCAGGCTAGGTCATAGGAAGGTACCGTGTTACCGTCGGGCGTCCACAGCTCATCCCACGAGGTGATTCTGTGGGACCAATAAGTCAGGCCCCACTTCCGGTTGAGGGTGTCGACGTCACCGTAGCGTTTCTGAAGCCATTTCTTGAAGTCGGCGAAAACATCCGGATTGTACATCAATGCCAGACCGGGCTCATTATCCACTTGCCATCCCACCACAGCAGGATGATCTTTGTAGCGCTCAACGATTTTCCGTATGACGCGTTCGGCCAGACGACAGAAGGTTGCGTTGTGGTAGTTGATGTCCTGT
The sequence above is a segment of the Schaalia radingae genome. Coding sequences within it:
- a CDS encoding uracil-xanthine permease family protein; the encoded protein is MSGSATPRASRESSHSSSRPRGGFFSWRLHGDGTSIAPGEVVAPEERLSWPRTIGIGAQHVVAMFGATFLVPLITGFPPSTTLFFCAVGTLLFFLITGGRMPSYLGSSFALIAPITAVTQTLGHNYALGGVIATGATLTLVGVIVHFAGAHWIDVVMPPVVTGAIVALIGLNLAPAAWNWVKEGPLTAVVTIVSICLITVLFKGIIGRLSILFGVLIGYVAAILQNEVDFSRVAEASWIGLPEFSTPAFDPSTLGLFVPVVFVLIAENVGHVKSVSAMTGRDLDGITGRALIADGCSTMLAGAGGGSGTTTYAENIGVMAATRVYSTAAYLVASGMAFLLALTPKFGALISTIPAGVLGGAGTVLYGMIGMLGVRIWVQNQVDFSDPVNLNTAAVSLIVAIANFTWVAGGMQFEGIALGSGAALLIYHVMRWISKLRGTTLEAASPASAPSGTELESTAYSTRHHSRGELADAAELADGTEQTGGAEQAR
- a CDS encoding beta-galactosidase, which encodes MTHPWQNKIGFGAAYYHEYHFEDRLDKDLDLMVEGGFNIIRVGESVWSTWEPEDGVFNLEWLQPILDGAHKRGIDVIIGTPTYAAPPWMRVRYPETTLQVATGVEKPYGGRQDINYHNATFCRLAERVIRKIVERYKDHPAVVGWQVDNEPGLALMYNPDVFADFKKWLQKRYGDVDTLNRKWGLTYWSHRITSWDELWTPDGNTVPSYDLAWRRFQAEITHEMIQWQADLVRQMVPDHHIVATCIAANQPGQDITEVASALDIAGSNIYFAAQVGLEKPGIDELDPQGAPGWIPWSGPAYVQMLLDVSRGMKDAPFVVTETGATSIGYSHNLIVPWPGQRRQVVWQMIARGAQMIEYWHWHTNRFGFETWWEGILGHSLTPTRTYHELSDVAHELESSRELISGLTPHSDIGVIVTAESRWATEFQPPIGEGIRGDQGAYDKGMALLMRGIQDAGLTTDIVSIDQLGTSPEEMVRRWPVLVSAFLYVLSDQDLQLLREYVAAGGHLVVMPRTGLADAEAIVRDCTKPGVLRTDAGVHYDESTTLLHPVAVHGQWEGHAQWYADCLIPDSDDVLVLGHYDDPFLDDYAAATTQQTGQGRVTTVGCYPDRELARHLFEWVDSTSLEPDQWRAHAGEQQTYMRATSTQNTTLHFIHNWSWKPSTYVVPERATGLDGAVYKAGEEIKLGAWDVAVVHTPSH
- a CDS encoding SIR2 family NAD-dependent protein deacylase — its product is MPRSSSSLPHLDELVELCAGKRLAALTGAGMSTDSGLPDYRGTGSSGTPTVDIDLFLSDPKWQRWVWERNQVTWRALQDLPATRGHEALARMERAGILHGVATQNVDGLDEKAGIHQLALLHGSFLTVDCMQCAARYPREWLDGELRAANPNLVDDPDPTHVAILAQVDPEGATASAITLVPCPQCGGILKPNVVFFGEMLPSDQMDKGLTFAAQCDVLLVVGTSVKVSTAVWIAHQAISSGADLIVINRGPCDLDHHSAVRLRIDGSASDYLEALADALGA
- a CDS encoding glutamine amidotransferase-related protein encodes the protein MKPFLLVSTRPEEEAIDAEYHSYLLVSGLTPSTLEQVRMDMLGLPEVDVNAYSGIFVAGSPYGTTTPTEKKSSSQRRTEEDLAHLFHQILEAKTPCLTTGYGTEVAATVLGGTVTTRWAEPASMVTITLTEEAEGDPLLEDFPRTFTTYVGHHEAVEEVPPGTTVLAKSVTCPTQMMRFGPAFWATQFNPELDSDAINQRLAIYADAGYSGTDDLETLVQIGHMGEGTHQAGQIVKKFVERFRQQ
- a CDS encoding LytR C-terminal domain-containing protein — protein: MNPQQSRRRSARQRFLDARQSKQNLTFSVVASVMAVLVIAALLVITNIISMPSEEFSKTEKTAGLGDIVCPTEGTTPLPADTIHVQVLNATSQSGLASSVTTMLAEQGFVMQDPANAASELTGTVEIDVSPKNIDAGYTVARFFPDARVVLSEGTDEVVQVILGTFFDSLLPKEDIKKIAEAQSALKGSDSCLPVDPELLAPATTQTGDDDQSGDGSQSEGQSE
- a CDS encoding MFS transporter; the protein is MNTDTGTTGTSQVTRPKLTADTIRFAAALALFSFLWMGGLMIVSGVLLPQRLTDIGVANKEAVFGALNTITAIVSLLSNLIAGNLSNRTRSVFGKRTPWVFTGGILGGASLFLIQVLPNAFLIGLSYSISMVGLNMMIAPVIATLSDRIPERQRATMSAFIAAGTLVGQSVGQLVGARFLGQTLPGFVTAGILMGLAGILTVMVWPREGSSRNGETQHEKETLLDLLKSFRPPRNAPDFWRAFVGRSLLILSYYMILNYQLYILQDHIGATDAQASATIATMAIVTLIVSAIATVTSGPLSDLIHRRKIPVVVASILLAVGYLIPWVMPTTTGMILFAAFAGFGYGTYSSVDQALNVDVLPSKETAGKDLGILNIATTLGQAVGPIITSVLVTAMSSYSFVFPTAIAFAVIACVFIMRIKSVR